One region of Oryza sativa Japonica Group chromosome 5, ASM3414082v1 genomic DNA includes:
- the LOC4339814 gene encoding uncharacterized protein isoform X2, protein MAQPSFLSEYDLGGEGDLFKAPEPIIEEPVLSLDPVAAAISMMSGSENVMDETIEVADISDIQNDSLLSEVLYECEKELMEKSAIEETISELLDVKIPMLQVEEFPRETQVQLPAMEKEKPSVPECCSLQKSVSSGCLNSADWINGPARPNFLDFQGLDFETAFGLRRAYSEGDIQNLGASTPRPGNSGNAQLASCERLVTISDLKSEERKQKLSRYRKKKVKRNFGRKIKYACRKALADSQPRVRGRFAKIEEGDLLKPRK, encoded by the exons ATGGCACAACCATCCTTTCTATCAGAGTATGACCTTGGAGGGGAAGGGGACCTGTTCAAAGCTCCTGAACCCATCATTGAAGAACCAGTGCTTAGCCTTGATCCAGTTGCAGCAGCCATTTCGATGATGTCTGGCAGTGAGAACGTAATGGATGAAACTATAGAGGTTGCAGATATCAGCGACATTCAGAATGACTCTCTTTTAAGCGAAGTATTATACGAGTGCGAGAAGGAACTCATGGAGAAGTCCGCAATCGAAGAGACTATTTCTGAACTGCTGGACGTCAAGATTCCTATGCTGCAAGTGGAAGAGTTCCCTAGGGAAACCCAAGTACAACTACCGGCCATGGAGAAGGAGAAGCCATCAGTTCCTGAATGTTGTTCACTCCAGAAAAGTGTCAGTTCTGGGTGCCTCAACTCAGCTGATTGGATCAATGGACCAGCCAGGCCAAACTTCCTGGACTTCCAAGGATTGGACTTTGAGACAGCGTTTGGGTTGAGGAGGGCATACAGCGAAGGAGACATTCAG AATCTTGGAGCTAGCACCCCTCGACCCGGGAACTCAGGAAACGCTCAATTAGCATCTTGCGAGAGGCTTGTAACCATCAGTGACCTGAAATCTGAAGAAAGGAAGCAGAAGCTATCTAGGTACAGAAAGAAGAAGGTGAAGAGAAACTTTGGCAGAAAGATCAAG TATGCTTGCAGGAAGGCTCTTGCAGACAGCCAGCCAAGAGTGCGAGGGAGGTTTGCCAAGATCGAAGAAGGCGACTTGCTCAAGCCAAGGAAGTAG
- the LOC4339814 gene encoding uncharacterized protein isoform X1, giving the protein MYAAMYPETFGFSAYPQQQQPPPDAASCIYTTALPLIADPPDILGNMAQPSFLSEYDLGGEGDLFKAPEPIIEEPVLSLDPVAAAISMMSGSENVMDETIEVADISDIQNDSLLSEVLYECEKELMEKSAIEETISELLDVKIPMLQVEEFPRETQVQLPAMEKEKPSVPECCSLQKSVSSGCLNSADWINGPARPNFLDFQGLDFETAFGLRRAYSEGDIQNLGASTPRPGNSGNAQLASCERLVTISDLKSEERKQKLSRYRKKKVKRNFGRKIKYACRKALADSQPRVRGRFAKIEEGDLLKPRK; this is encoded by the exons ATGTACGCCGCCATGTACCCGGAGACCTTCGGCTTCTCTGCTTAcccccagcagcagcagccgccgcccgacgccgcctcctGCATCTACACCACCGCCTTGCCGCTCATCGCCGACCCGCCTGACATCCTC GGAAACATGGCACAACCATCCTTTCTATCAGAGTATGACCTTGGAGGGGAAGGGGACCTGTTCAAAGCTCCTGAACCCATCATTGAAGAACCAGTGCTTAGCCTTGATCCAGTTGCAGCAGCCATTTCGATGATGTCTGGCAGTGAGAACGTAATGGATGAAACTATAGAGGTTGCAGATATCAGCGACATTCAGAATGACTCTCTTTTAAGCGAAGTATTATACGAGTGCGAGAAGGAACTCATGGAGAAGTCCGCAATCGAAGAGACTATTTCTGAACTGCTGGACGTCAAGATTCCTATGCTGCAAGTGGAAGAGTTCCCTAGGGAAACCCAAGTACAACTACCGGCCATGGAGAAGGAGAAGCCATCAGTTCCTGAATGTTGTTCACTCCAGAAAAGTGTCAGTTCTGGGTGCCTCAACTCAGCTGATTGGATCAATGGACCAGCCAGGCCAAACTTCCTGGACTTCCAAGGATTGGACTTTGAGACAGCGTTTGGGTTGAGGAGGGCATACAGCGAAGGAGACATTCAG AATCTTGGAGCTAGCACCCCTCGACCCGGGAACTCAGGAAACGCTCAATTAGCATCTTGCGAGAGGCTTGTAACCATCAGTGACCTGAAATCTGAAGAAAGGAAGCAGAAGCTATCTAGGTACAGAAAGAAGAAGGTGAAGAGAAACTTTGGCAGAAAGATCAAG TATGCTTGCAGGAAGGCTCTTGCAGACAGCCAGCCAAGAGTGCGAGGGAGGTTTGCCAAGATCGAAGAAGGCGACTTGCTCAAGCCAAGGAAGTAG
- the LOC136356510 gene encoding nucleoside diphosphate kinase 3-like: MQPNTKLYSTVYCLHMPANNFLREYCMMDVVHIRFFLLFLQISEILSRFERKGFKLVAIKLVVPSKEFAQKHYHDLKDRPFFNGLCDFLSSGPVLAMVWEGEGVIKYGRKLIGATDPQKSEPGTIRGDLAVVVGRNIIHGSDGPETAKAEIGLWFEPRELVSYTSNEEKWIYGVN, translated from the exons ATGCAACCAAACACTAAATTGTACTCTACTGTTTATTGTCTCCATATGCCTGCTAATAATTTCCTACGGGAATACTGTATGATGGATGTTGTTCATATCCGctttttcctcctctttctACAGATTTCTGAGATACTGTCCCGATTTGAAAGAAAAGGATTCAAGCTTGTTGCCATCAAGCTGGTGGTTCCATCCAAAGAATTTGCTCAGAAGCACTATCATGATTTGAAAGACAGACCTTTCTTCAATGGATTGTGTGACTTCCTTAGCTCTGGCCCTGTGCTTGCCATG GTTTGGGAAGGAGAGGGTGTTATCAAGTACGGGAGAAAACTGATTGGTGCTACAGACCCACAGAAGTCTGAACCAGGAACCATCAGGGGTGACCTTGCTGTTGTTGTTGGCAG GAACATCATCCATGGAAGCGATGGCCCAGAGACTGCAAAGGCTGAGATTGGTCTCTGGTTTGAGCCCAGGGAGCTGGTCTCTTACACCAGCAACGAAGAGAAGTGGATCTACGGGGTCAACTAA